Proteins encoded in a region of the Sugiyamaella lignohabitans strain CBS 10342 chromosome B, complete sequence genome:
- the DGK1 gene encoding Dgk1p (Diacylglycerol kinase; localized to the endoplasmic reticulum (ER); overproduction induces enlargement of ER-like membrane structures and suppresses a temperature-sensitive sly1 mutation; contains a CTP transferase domain; GO_component: GO:0005794 - Golgi apparatus [Evidence IEA]; GO_component: GO:0000139 - Golgi membrane [Evidence IEA]; GO_component: GO:0005783 - endoplasmic reticulum [Evidence IEA]; GO_component: GO:0005789 - endoplasmic reticulum membrane [Evidence IEA]; GO_component: GO:0030176 - integral component of endoplasmic reticulum membrane [Evidence IDA] [PMID 11481671]; GO_component: GO:0016021 - integral component of membrane [Evidence IEA]; GO_component: GO:0016021 - integral component of membrane [Evidence ISS] [PMID 11481671]; GO_component: GO:0016021 - integral component of membrane [Evidence ISM] [PMID 12192589]; GO_component: GO:0016020 - membrane [Evidence IEA,IEA]; GO_component: GO:0031965 - nuclear membrane [Evidence IEA]; GO_component: GO:0005634 - nucleus [Evidence IEA]; GO_function: GO:0004143 - diacylglycerol kinase activity [Evidence IDA] [PMID 18458075]; GO_function: GO:0004143 - diacylglycerol kinase activity [Evidence IDA] [PMID 18458076]; GO_function: GO:0016301 - kinase activity [Evidence IEA]; GO_function: GO:0016740 - transferase activity [Evidence IEA]; GO_function: GO:0016772 - transferase activity, transferring phosphorus-containing groups [Evidence IEA]; GO_process: GO:0006654 - phosphatidic acid biosynthetic process [Evidence IMP] [PMID 18458075]; GO_process: GO:0006654 - phosphatidic acid biosynthetic process [Evidence IDA] [PMID 18458076]; GO_process: GO:0016310 - phosphorylation [Evidence IEA]; GO_process: GO:0006810 - transport [Evidence IEA]; GO_process: GO:0016192 - vesicle-mediated transport [Evidence IEA]), whose product MASLNGLQKPLAKRDELFHMIHDSETGSISSESIHDNASLSFSTSSSDSISDSVSRSSSLASFPDSGQVNFGESLTVPTSSLTSESKSPSAVSLVTIPSHQTFRSFIHRHEIPRKILHISIGFITLWLYTQGFLISQITPVLTTMFIIIGGTDLIRFRNEHFNKFYVSVMGFLMREKEVNSYNGVIWYLLGLILVFVSFQKDICLLAVLLLSWADTAASTIGRAYGHLTPKIGNKSLAGSSAAFLTGVMSTLLLYGFFIPRYNYFNAPGDILWSPETSLVPLWVFAIVTGAVASLSEAIDIVDDNFSIPVFSSMFMWTFIRLTSTGSYESSVFA is encoded by the coding sequence ATGGCCTCGCTCAACGGACTTCAGAAACCGCTAGCTAAGCGGGACGAATTATTTCATATGATCCACGATAGTGAAACTGGATCTATATCATCAGAGTCGATTCACGACAATGCTAGCCTATCGttttcaacttcatcttcagattCCATAAGTGACTCTGTATCTCGCTCGTCTTCGTTAGCATCGTTTCCTGATAGCGGTCAAGTTAACTTTGGTGAGTCTCTTACCGTTCCAACGTCTTCTCTCACCTCAGAGTCCAAATCACCATCTGCTGTCTCATTGGTGACAATTCCTTCGCATCAAACATTCCGCTCATTTATTCATAGACATGAAATCCCTCGTAAGATATTGCATATTTCAATTGGTTTCATCACCCTGTGGCTATATACCCAAGGGTTTCTCATCTCACAAATAACGCCTGTTCTTACCACCATGTTTATCATTATCGGTGGGACCGATCTAATCCGATTTAGAAATGAGCATTTCAACAAATTTTACGTCAGTGTGATGGGATTCTTAATGCGGGAGAAAGAGGTAAATAGTTATAATGGCGTTATTTGGTACCTATTGGGGTTGATACTTGTTTTTGTCTCATTTCAAAAAGACATCTGTTTGCTAGCTGTGCTGTTACTCTCTTGGGCTGATACTGCTGCCTCCACCATTGGTAGGGCCTATGGCCATCTTACCCCCAAAATTGGAAACAAGTCTCTGGCTGGCTCTAGTGCTGCATTCCTAACTGGGGTTATGAGTACATTACTTCTGTATGGATTTTTCATCCCACGTTACAATTATTTTAACGCACCGGGGGATATTTTATGGTCTCCAGAAACATCTCTAGTGCCTCTATGGGTGTTTGCCATCGTCACCGGTGCAGTAGCTTCGTTATCAGAAGCAATTGACATAGTTGATGATAACTTTTCAATACCTGTTTTCTCGTCCATGTTTATGTGGACTTTCATAAGGTTAACTAGTACCGGGTCATATGAGTCCTCCGTATTCGCATGA